The sequence CTCGGTGGTGCTTGCCAGTGTCGCGGTGGCCATGGCCGCACGCCGCCATACTGCGCGCCACCTCGACGATGCCGCGGTGCTGCGTTGTCTCGGCGCCAGCCAGCGCGAGATCGCCAGCCTGCACCTGCTCGCCCTGCTGCTGCTGGCCGTGCTCGCCTCCACGCTCGGCATCACACTTGCATACGCGCTGCAGTCGTTCGCCGGCGACAGTCTGGAACGTACGCTCGGCATCAATGTGCCCGCCGCCGGCCCGCTGCCGGCCTTGTATGGCGCGGCGGTCGGCTTCACCGTGTTGATCAGCTTCGCGTTGCCGCCCGTGCTGGCGCTGCGCCGCGTGCCGGCACTGCGCGTATTGCGTCGGGACATCCCGCTGACCGAAACCAGCGCCATCGTCACCACCGTGGTCGGCCTGTGCGGCTTGGTCGCGCTGCTGTGGTGGAAATCCGGTTCGGCCGAACTCGCCACCAGCCTGCTCGGCGGCCTCGCACTCGCCTTCGTCGCACTCGCCCTGCTCGCCTCGCTGCTGGTCTCCGCGCTGCGTCTTCTGCGCAAGCGCCTGCGCGGCGCCTGGCGCTATGGGCTCGCGAACCTGTCGCGACGCGCAGCATCGAGCCTGGCGCAGATCGCTGCGCTCGGCCTCGGCCTGACCGTGCTGCTGCTGCTTGGACTGGTGCGTTCCGACCTGCTCGCGCGCTGGCGGGAGGCAATCCCCGCCAATGCGCCGAACCAGTTCGTCATCAACATCCAGCAGGACCAGCTCGAGGGCGTGCGCACCCTGCTCGCTGAGCAGGGCCTGCCGAGCACGCAACTGTTTCCGATGGTGCGCGGCCGCCTGCTCGCGGTGAACGGCAGCGCGGTCAGCGGCGACGACTACGAGGCGCGCGGCGAGCGTGCGCGCCGACTGGCCGAGCGCGAATTCAATCTCAGTGCCAGCACCAGCTTCGGCGACGACAATGTCGCCACCGCCGGCCGACTGTGGAGCGCCGAGGACGCCGACCAGGCGCAATGGTCGGTCGAGGAAGGATTCGCGAAGTCGCTCGGCTGGAAGGTCGGTGACCACGTCGCGTTCGATGTCGGCGGCCAGCGCATCGAGGCGCCGATCACCAGCCTGCGCGCGGTCGACTGGGAGAGCTTCCGCCCGAACTTCTTCGTGATCGGCACGCCAGCGACGATCGCGAAACTGCCCGCCAGCTACATCACCAGCCTGCATCTGCCCGAGCACGAGCGCGGCGCCGTGAATGCACTGGTCGAAAGTTTCCCGAACCTCAGCGTGATCGACATCGGGGCGGTGCTGGCGCAAGTGAAGGGCACCACCGACCAGGTCACCGAAGTGGTCGAGCTGGTGTTCCTGTTCACGCTCGCGGCCGGCGTGCTGGTGCTGGTTGCCGCCATCCACGCCACCCAGGACGAACGCCTGCGCGAAGGCGCGGTGATGCGCGTGCTCGGCGCACGCCGCGCGCAGTTGCGATTCGCCCAGCTGTCCGAGTTCCTGGTGATCGGCTTGATCGCCGCGTTCGTCGCGGTGATCGCCGCCAACGGCATCGCCGGCAGCATCGCCACCCGCGTGTTCGATCTGCCCTGGACGCCGAACCTGCGCCTCAGCCTCGAAGTTGCCGCGACCGGCATCGCGCTGGTCGCGCTCGCCGGCTGGTTCACCACCCGCCGCACCGTCGCCGCACCGCCATCGGAGACGTTAAGGGCGTTGGGGTGATCGGGGCGATGTAGGAGCGACCCCGGTCGCGACCGGTGACGCGATGCAACCGGTGTTCGCGATGCGGTGTTATCGCGATGATCGTGCGTTGCGGCGTCGATGGTCGCGACCGGGGTCGCTCCTACGTCGCAGGGGTGATGCGACCGGGGGGTCATCCGGGTGTGCCCGGTCCACACCGTGTCCCAATACGCATAATCACCGAGGCGCTGCACCAGGCCGGCACGCACCGGATTGCCGACGATGTAGCGCGCGGCCAAGCGCACGTCGCGCCAGCTGCGCAAGGCGCGATCATGGAAGGCAGGGGCCCACATCGGTCCTTCCACGCCCACGACATGATTCGCCGCCCGTGCGCTTACGCCCTTCAATCGTGCAACGACGCCTGACAGCGGTTCTGATTCGCCCAGTTCGATCAACCAGTGCGCGTGGTCCGGCATCAACACCCAAGCCAGCAGACGCGCATCGGCCAGCGCTTCCCGAGTCAGGAAACACCGGCACACGCTGGCCGCGATCTCGAAATCGGCGAACCGGGGCTGGCGAGCCAAGGTCGTGGTGGTCACCAGATAGGTGCCGTGGATCAGCGATTCACGGCCTTCGCGCAGTGCACGGTGCCCGGCAGGCAGTTCGATGCGAAAATGGTTCATGCCGCACAGATCGCCGGTCGCCGTCACGCGATTCGTGAGGCCACGTCGGAAATCCGGATGCGAAAAATCGCAGCGCGGTGTCCACAGGGCCCGTAGGAGCGACCCCGGTCGCGACCGGTGACGCCGCGCAATCGGTGTTCGCGATGCGACGTGGTCGCGACAATCGAACGACGCGGCGTCACCGGTCGCGACCGGGGTCGCTCCTACGGGCGCTGTAGGTGGCCTACGGCACCCACCGTGCCAGATACAGGTCGGTGTCGCGTTCGCCTTCCTTGTTGGCGCGGTTGCTGGCGAACACCAGCCACCGGCCGTCGGGGGAGAACATCGGGAAGCCGTCGAAGCTCGGCGCGCTGGTGATGCGTTCGTCGCCGCCGTCGAAGCGCACGATGCGCAGGTCGAACTCGCGGGCGTTGGCGCCGACATTGGTTGCGTAGATCACGCCCTTGCCGTCCGGTGTGGGATACGGCGCGAAGCTGCCGACACCGTGGCGGGTCAACTGTTTCACGTTGCCGCCGTCGGCGTCCATCACGAACAGTTCGAGCTTGCTCGGGCGCACCAGGCCCTGCTTGAGCAGGCCTTCGTAATCGGCGAGTTCTCCACCCTCGGGGCGCGAGGCGCGCCAGATGATCTTCGAACAATCCGGCGTGAAGAACGCGCCGCCGTCGTAACCGGGCAGGCTGGTCAACTGCTTCACGTTGCCGCCATCGCGATCGGCGACATAGAGATCGAGATCGCCGTTGCGGGTGCTGGTGAACAGGATGCGGCCATCCTTGAAGCACTCGGTCGCCTCGGCGTCGTATCCGGGTCCGCTGATCAGCGGCGTGGTCTTGCCGTGGGCGTCGCGGCGCACGATGTCGAAGCTGTCGTAGATCGCCCACACGTAACCTTGCGAGTAGTCGGGCTTGGGCGGACAAGTCGGACCGGCGGCTTCGGTGGTCGCATAGATCAGCGAGTCGCCGTGCGGATAGTCGAAGTAGCCGCAGGTGGTGCGGCCCTGGCCGCTCGAGACCAGCTCAGCCTTGCCGCTGTCGAGGTCGAGCACGTATTGCGCATCGCAGTCGCCGTCGCGCGGCGTGCGCTGGAAGCTGAGCTTGCGCCCGTCCGGCGACCAGTACGCCTCGGCATTGTCGCCGCCGAAGGTGAGGCGACGCAGGTCGGCGAGGTGCGGCTCGTCGGCGCGCATCAGCTCGGGCGCGGCCTTGCCGGCGCGCGGGCGCCAGTCGCCTGCGGCCGCGGCATCGACACCGACCTCGAAGCTGGCGTGCTGCACCGGCGCGGTCGCCGCGGCCCCTGCCGGCGGATGCGCAGCCGGCGCCGCTTCACCCGGCCGCTGCGACAGCGTCGCGCGCAGTTTCACTTCCTGGCCATCACGCTTGACGACGATGTCGATGGTGTCGCCCGGCTTGTGCTCGCGCAGCACGAAGGTCATGTCGTAAAGGTTGTTGATGGTGATGCCGGCCATGCCGATGATCACGTCGCCCTTGCGCACGCCGCCCTTCTCGGCCGGACTGTTCGGGCGCACGTCGCTGAGCTTGACGCCGCCGGTGGTCGCTTCCATCGCCGAGTAGTCCGGCACCGAACCGAAGTAGGCGCCATACCCGCGGCTGTCGCCGGCCGTCGGTGCCGCCGCGCTGGTGCGCGCGTAATCGAGGCGTGCCCCGACGCGTGCGCCATCGGCGAGTGCCGCGGTGATGCGCGCAACATGGGCGCCACCTTCGAGATTGAGCAGGGGCGCATCGTCCTCGGGCGAGTGGTACTGCTCGTGCGCGCCAGTGAACAGATGCACCACCGGCACGCCGCTGGCGTAGAAACTGGAATGATCGCTGGGTCCGTAGCCGTCGCCGCCGGCGCTGATCATCACCTCGGGCGCGACCTTGTTCGCGGCCGCGACCAGCGCGTCCCAGCCGGTCGAACTGTCGGCACCGAGGATGTTGAGCTTGTGCTCGTGCATGCGCCCGACCATGTCGAGGTTGATCATGGCCGCGACGTCGCCGATCTTGCCGCTCGGCAGATGCTCGACGAACCAGGCGCTGCCGCCGAGTCCGATCTCCTCGGCCGAGAAACCGACGAAGAGCAGCGAGCGGCGATCGGGGGAGAGCTTTCCCAACTGGGACTCCTGCTCAACCAACAAACGCGCCGCACACAACATGCCGGCCACGCCCGAGGCGTTGTCGTCGGCGCCGTTGTGGATCTCGTGGCGATCGGGGGCACGGCTGCTGGGTCCGCCCATGCCGAGATGGTCAAAGTGCGCGCCGACCACGACGACCTCGTTCGCGAGTGCACCGCGACCGGGCCACACGCCGACCACGTTCTGGGTCTTGGCGATCACCGCATGCAGGTCGACGCGACCGCTGACGCGACGGTCCTTCACTGCGAACGAGTCCGACTTGTAACTGGTGTCGATCGCCGCCTGCGCCTTCGCGAGCGTGGTGCCGTTCGCGAGCAGCCAGCGATCGGCGAGGGCGCGCGTGACCTGCAGCACCGGGATGCCGGCGTCCGACAACGGCCCCATGGTCTTCAGCGGCGGCAGCTTGTCGGGTTCGTCCGCGGTCTGCGGCGGCGAGACCAGGATCAACGCGACCGCACCGGCTTCGCGCGCCTGGATCGCCTTCGCGCGCAGGTCGGAGTAACGCGTCGGCTTCTTGCCGTCGAACGGAGACTTCTCATCGTTCTCGCCCGGCTCGAAGCGCAGCGCGAGCACGGCCTTGCCTTTGACGTCGAGCCCGGCGTAATCGTCGTAGTTCAAATCCTTGGCACGAATGCCGTAACCGACGAAGACCAGCTCGCCGGAGAATTCACCCGACTTCGCGAAACCGAGCGGCGTCCAGTCGCTGCCGTAGACGGCGTCCTGCAAGCTGTTGTGTTCGCCGACGCGGATGCCGGTGTTGGCGTCGAAGGGCTGCATGCGTCCCTGTGCCGGCGCCTGCAGTCCGATTGCATCCATCCACTCGGCGATCGCGAGTGCGGCCATGTCGTTGCCCTTGCTGCCGGTGCCGCGGCCTTCCATCGCGTCGTCGGCGAGGGTGTGTGTGACTTCGCGGAAACAGGCTGCGGGATCGGCCGCCACGGTCGCGGCCACGACCGTGGTCGTGGCCAGTGCCAGCGCGATGGTGAACGACAACAAGCGGTGAAGCGGCATCGGTCCGACTCCGGCAATCGAAAGTGCCAGCCTATCAGCCACGCGCGTGGCGCCGCTGTGACGGTTGGCGTTGGTTGCGCTGGTCCAGGAAAGAGTCACCGCGCCTTGAGCGCGACCGCTGTGCGCTCGCGCCAGCGCGCAGCCTGCGCGGGCCGGCGCCAGGCCTCATACAGCAGCACCAGTTCCTGCGCGACTTTTTCCGCGCCGGCGAAGTGGCGATCCTCGCTGCCGAGCTTGCCTTGGTAGGCGGCGAGCAGCCACGACTCGGCTTCGGCGTATTGGCCGCGGTCGCGCAGCAACTTGCCCAGACCGGCGCGGCGTTCGACGCAGCCGGGGTGGTCGGCGCCGCGCAGCGCGTCGCACATCGGGATGTACTCGCGGAACGCGGCTTCGGCCCGCGCCACTGCACCGGCGCGCATCGCAGTGGCGGCCAGGTTGCCGATCGCGATCAGCGTGTCTGGGTGGCGTTCGCCGAGGGTCCGGCGACGGATCGCGAGGATCTCCTCGCATTGCACCAGCGCCTCGGCGGCGCGGCCAAGCATGCTCATCGCGCCGATGATGTTGCTGCGGATGATCAGCGTGTTCGGGTGCTCGGCGCCGTAGTACGCCACGTATCGGGGCAACACCGCCTCCGAGACCGCGAGCGACTCGTCGTAGCGCTTGGCCAGGAACAGCGTCGCACCGAAGTCGCCCCTGAGTTCCATCAGGTCGAAGTCGTCGGCATCGACGCGCCGCTCGCGTGCCGCGATCAGTGCACCGTGAATGGCGATCGCGGCGTCGTGGTCGCCGGCGGTCGAGTCGGCCAGCGCGACCTGGGTGAGCAGGGCCTCGAACGGCGCGGTGTCGTGGGCCAGCGCCTCGGCGGCACGCAGGGTGTCGCGCCCGAGACGACGCGCGGCCTCGATGTCGCCGCCCTCGCGCAGCCGCTTCACGAGACGCACGGCGCTGATCAGCGAGTCTGCGTCGGCGATGCCGAACAAGCGCCGCTGTTGCTCCAGCACCCGGTTCAACAACTCTGGCTCGATCTTGCCCCGTTCGGATTCCCCACGCGCGTTTGCGGTCTCCGAGGCCAGACGCAGCAGGGCGCGGGCGTCGGGCGGGAGGCGGGCCTGCGCGGCGGCGTATTCGGTCTCGGCGATCGCGACTGCCTTGTCGGGCTCGCCCAGGTTGACCAGCGTCTCGACCAGAGTGGCGGCGATTTCGGCGCGCACCTGCGGCGCATCGCCGAGGTCGGTGGCCAGGCGCTGGCCGGCCTGTTCCAGAACCAGGCGCATCAGCGTCCGATCCAGCCCCTGGGCGCGTCCCGGGCTGACCCCGGACAACACCGACGACAGGAACTGCGAAGCACGCGCGGCCTTGTCGCGCTCGGCGACCACCGCATCGCGTTGCGTGCGCCAGACCAGGCCGCTGGCGAGCAAGCCGAGCAGCACCGCGGCACTCACCGCGAGCGGCAGGCGGTTGCGCTCGAGGAAGCGGCCGAGGTGATACAGGCGACTGCCCTGGCGTGCACGCACCGGCAGGCGCTGCAGGTGGCGTTCGATGTCCTCGACCAGTTCCTCGACGCCGGCATAGCGCCGCGCGGGATCGGTGCGCAGGGCCTTGAGCACGATCGCATCCAGATCGCCGCGCAGGCGCCGCGCCCTGGCTGCAGGCAACGGGCGCAGGCTCGGCGGCAGCGGCTCATGACCGCGGATCGCCTCGATCAGGCCGACCGAGTCATCGCCGTTCGCGTTGCCGTCCGCATCGTAGGGCGCCGAGCGGGTGAGTAGTTCGTAGAGAATCACGCCGAGCGCATAGACATCGACGCTGACGCCGCTGTGTCCGGAGAACTGTTCGGGCGCCGCGTAACGCGGCGTCATCAAGCGACGATCGGCGCGGGTCTCGTCGCGACCGCCCTCGCCGATCACCTTGGCGATGCCGAAGTCGAGCAGCTTGGGCTCGCCGTGCGCATCGACCAGGATGTTGCCGGGCTTGAGGTCGCGATGCACCACCAGCATGCGGTGCGCCGCCTGCACCGCACGACAGACCTTGGCGAACAGCCGCAGGCGCGCGACCAGGTCAAGCTGGTGTTGCTCGCACCAGTGATCGATGCGCTCGCCCTCGACCAGTTCCATCACCAGGTAGGGCGTGCCGTCGACGAGCGTGCCGCCGTCGAGCAGACGGGCGATGTAGGGATGGTCGAGCTGCGCCAGGATGCGTTGCTCGGCGGCGAAGCGTCGCGCCCACTCGTTGGCGTCGGCGTCGCTCGCGCGTAGCAACTTGACCGCCACCGCCTGCGCGAAGTCGCCCGCGTCGCGTTGCGCGCGATAGACGCTGCCCATGCCGCCGCTGGCGATCAGGGATTCGATGCGCCAATGCCCGACCTGCAGCCCGATGCGCGCGTCGGCCTGCGGCAAGCTCGCCGCCACCCGACACAGCCCGCCAATCCGCGCGCTGCGATCGGAAGGTTCAGTGATCGGTTCGGCCATCGCGAAGCACCCCTGCGACGATGCGGCACTGTAGCGGTGCGAGCTATCCCGTGTCGCGCGATGGCGTTGCGCGATGCGCGCGGCCAGCGCAAGGCGGGCGGCCACGGGGGGCCTCCCCTACGCGGTCGCCGCGATGCGGTCGGGATCGGTGCCGCGGGTCCCGACCGATCCACACGTCCCCACGCACCGGTAGGGGCAGCCTCCCGTGGCTGCCCAAGCCACACGTCCACCGCACCACCCCCCGTAGCTGCCCAGGCACTTGTCGCCCGCTTTCGTGACAGTGAGACTCGACCCGCGCCAGCGGGCGCGCGGAGGAGCATGCGCATGAACACGACGGCACGATGGGCCGCGGCGGCCCTGGTCTGCAGCGGCGCGGCGGCGGCCACGGAGCGCGCGTATCCGCCGGCCAAGGTCGACTTCGACGCGTTCCAGCAACTGGTGGCCGAGGTCGAGCCACACCGGCGCGAACGGCTGGTCGATCTGGACACGTTCCTGAGAATGAGCCGTGAGCCGGGCGTCGTGGTCCTCGACACGCGCTCGACCTATCGCTACGACCGCATCCACCTGCAGGGCGCGCGCCACCTCGGCTTTTCCGACTTCACCCAGGATCGCCTGGGCGAAGTGATCCCCTCGCTCGACAGCACGGTGCTGATCTACTGCAACAACAACTTCGACGGCAACCAGGTGGACTTCCCGACCAAGGTCGCGCTGCCCGTGCGCACGGTGACGCCCGGCGTGCAGATGCGCGTGCAGGAAAAGCCGCTGATGCTGGCGCTCAACGTCCCGACCTACATCACGCTGTATGGCTACGGCTATCGCAACGTGTACGAACTCGACGAGCTGGTGCAGGTGACCGACCCGCGCATCCGCTTCGAGGGCAGCATCGTGCCAGCGGCGGCGTCCGCACAGACCCCGGCGCTCACGCCGAGTGACGCGACGGATGTGAAGCAGTGATTTACAGCGGTAGCTGCCATTGCGGCGCGGTGCGCTTCGAGGTTGAGGCGCCGGAGGCGGTGGAGGTCGAGCAATGCAACTGCTCGATCTGCGCCATGACCGGGTTCCTGCATCTGATCGTGCCGGCGAGCCGCTTCCGCCTGCTCGCCGGTGCCGACCAGCTCAGCGTGTACACCTTCAACACCGGCGTTGCCCGCCACACCTTCTGCAAGGTCTGCGGCATCAAGCCGTTCTACACCCCGCGCTCGAACCCCGACGGCGTCGACGTCAACGTGCGCTGCCTCGATCCACCGCCGGCGCAACTCACGGTGGTGGCCTTCGACGGGCAGAACTGGGAGCAGAACGCCGCGGCACTCGCGCACAAGAGCCGCGATTCCTGAACACCCGGTGCGCCTTCACGACCGCGCCGCCGCGGATCATCCAGGCGTCGCGATCGATGCAGCTGCGCGTCGGTCAAGGGCCCTCGGTGCCGTCGCCGAAGATCCAGTCCACGGTCGTTCGGTACACGCCGCCGATGTTCCAGTCGGCCTGGCTGTGCGCCTCGAAGGCGACGCGGCCGGAGTCGAAGCTGTGGGGACTCAGGTAGAGACTCTGCACGACATAGCCATCGAGCGCATCGCCGGTGCGGGCAATGAATTCGTAGCCCGCCGGGGTCAGCGCACACAGCACGATCGGTCCGGACACGCCCTGCGGCTGCTCAGCGGAACGCGCCCAGCTCACTTCCGCCGCGAACACCACGACCTGGCCGTGCAGGTCGAATCCGCGGAAGCTGTGGATCGTCGCCACGCCGGGCGGCCGGTTGGCATCGGTGCTGAGCACGCGGCTGAGGGTCCCGTTCTCGGCCAGGTAGAGACCCGGCTTGCCGGCGCCATCGACCCCTCGAACAGGATGCGGCCGCGATCGAGTGCCAGCATCGGATGCCCGCTGATCTGCAGGTCGGTGAAGCTGCCGGTTCCGCCCGGCACCGGGGTCGAGAGGTCCACCACCCGTGAGGTGATGCCACCGCTGTGCCGGTAGATGCCGATCGGCTCCTCTGCGCTGCTGTTCTCGTGCACAAAGGCGATCAGACCCGCTTCCAGTGCCAGGTTGTCGCCGTCGATGCGCTGAAAGTTGTGTCCGGGGTCTTCCGGCAAGGGCATCCCGCCCGCCGCGATCAGCGTGGTGCCGCCGCCCGAGTGCAGGTACAGGCCCGGCCGGTAGCTGACCTGCTCCCAGGCAACGAACGCGATGTCGTCGCCGTCGATCGCGGTCATGCCGAAACCGTTGTAGGGATGGCTGCCGCTGGGCGCGGGATCGTCGTCATCGGCGATGCGTAGCAGGCTGGCACCATCGAAGGCCAGCAGCACGTAGTCCGAAGCCTGCGTCAGCGCGGTGAACGCCACTCGTTCGGCGCCGAGCGAGATGCCCCACTGGGCACCGAGATTGCCGCCGCCACCGGGAGTGCTGGTGAACACGTCGGCGATCACTGTCAGCGGCCCGCCGTCGCCCCGGTAGATGCCGCCGTCGGTGCTGGTGTTGGGCTGCAGCTGCACGTTGGCACGGAAGGTCACTTGATCACCGTCGGCCATGGGCCGACTGAATCCGCTGAGCGTGCCCTGCGGATAGCCGGGCGGATACCCCCCCGGGTTGGGCGTGGTGTGGTTGGCGATGCGCACGATGGTCGGGCCGCCGGCGTGCGCGGCGCAACCGAGCACGAGGCCAAAGAGCACAAGTGCGATGCGCGAGATCGGCATGACGCGTTCTCCTGTCGTTGCGGACGAGGGCGAAACGTTGCTGGCGCGATGATACTCCGGCCCTCGCGACGCGCATCCCGTCGTCAACCGCCTTGGCGCCCGCGCGTTGTCCGCTGCAGGCGAAGAACGCGGGAGATGGATCATGCGACGGGTGTTATCGGTCTTGCTTTGGATCGGCGTGTCGGCAGCGGCCGCGGCGGAGCGTGCCGAGGATGGCGTGTGGTGGAATCCGGATGCGTCCGGCACCGGTTTCCAGATCGAGCGGCAGGGCGACACCTACACGCTGGCGTTCTACCTGTACGAGCCCGACGGCGGCGCGTTGTGGCTGATCGGGTCGGCGCCGTGGGATGCCTCGGTGACGGGCAGCGGCCCTATCGGGCAGTTGCAGGGCACGCTGTATCGCGGTCGCGGCGGGCAGTGCCTGGGCTGCCTGTACCAGGCGCCGACGATCAGCGTGCACGAGGCCGGCGGCTTCACGCTGGCGTTCGACTCCGCGGTCAGCGGCGTGCTGACCTGGGGCGGCACGAGCCAGCCGGTGCAGCGCGCACTGTATGCCTGGCCGGACCGACTGGACCGCTTCGCCGGCCGCTGGCTGCTGACCGAACGCGACGGCGAGTCGCCGGGCACGACGCGCGCCCTGCGCGGCACGCTCGAGGGCAGCGAGGCGTGGCTGCGCGACGCGAGCGGGGCCGAGGTCGCGCGCGTGCAGCGCGACGGACTGCGCCTGCGGCTGCGCTTCGCCGCCGCGCCCGAGGTGGCCATGCCGATCGAGGTCGCCGAGCGCGACCGTTTCGTCGCCAGCGACGGTGGCACGCGCAGCATCATCGGCGTGCGCACCGACGACATCGCGCTCGACGAAGGCGTCGCCGCACCCGCCGGCGCGTACGCGGTGCGCGTGGACGCGGCGCTTGCACGCGGCCCGATCAAGCGCCTGCTCGGCGTCAACAAGGGTCCGGTGCATGGCGGTCGCGTCGCGCCGAACTACAGCTACGACAGCAGCGTGGGTTACCGCGCCTTCGGCGTGCAGAGCGTGCGCCTGCACGACGTCGGCGTGGACCTGTGCGAGATCTACCGCGACGCCCGCATCGAAAACCTGGGGGCCCAGCCACCGACCACGCTGAGTGCCTGCGTGAACACGCCCTCGGGGCCGAGCCCGCGCGTGGCCTGGACAGTCAACGACCCGGGCGCGATCGACGATCCGGTGCAATACGACTTCGCCGCCATGGACGCCCGCGTGCGCGAGGTGATGGCGATCGGCGCGCGCGTGTACCTGCGCCTCGGCGAGAGCTTCAACGGACCGAACGACAGTCGCGACGTGGTCGCCTGGGCGCGCGTTGCCGGCAACCTGTACCGGCACCTGGTCGGCGACTTCGCGCCGGGCGCGGGGGCGGTGGTCGAGCCCGAGTTCGTCGAGGTCCACAACGAGCCCGACGGCATGTTCTGGAACGGCAGCGACGGCGACTTCCACGCGCTGTTCCAGAACAGCGTGGACCTGGTGCGCGCACACGCCGCAGGCGCCGGACGGCCGCTCGCGATCGGCGGGCCCGGTTTCACCGACAGCGTCACCCGCGGCATGGCCACGCCCGGGTCGTTCACCGCCGGCCTGATCGGCGCGGTCGGTCGTGATCGTTTCGATTTCCTCTCGGCGCACTACTACGGCGACTGCGCCGCGGCCTCGCTCGTGGAGATGCGCGACTGGCTGCGCACGCTGCGTGGGCAGATGGCGGCACAGGGACTGGCGAGCATGCCGCTGCATGTCAGCGAGTGGAACATCGGCCTCGGCCAGGCCTGCGGCAACGCGTTCTATGGCGACCGGCGCATGGCCAGCTTCGTCGCCGGCGCGCTGGCACTGCTGCACGAGGACGAGTTCGCGGTCGAGGCCGCGCATTTCTACGCCGGCACCACGGTGATGTCGCTGTTCGCCGCCAACGATGGCCAGGCGACCATCGACCTGCGCCCCGGCGCGTGGGGCTTCTGGGCCTACCGCCAGCTCGCCGATGGCGTGCGCGTGCACACCGAGTCCTGCCGCCAGGGCGTCTGCGCAACCCTCGCCGCGTCACCGGACGCACCCGCAGTGCTCGCGGCACGCGTCGGCAACACGCTGCGCCTGCTGGTCGCCAACGACAGCAGCGCCAGCCGCACGCTGCGCGTGCAGGTGCACAACTCCGACGCCGCGAGCGCGCGCGTGCACACCGCACCCTCGGCCGCGACGCTGCGTCTCGAGACCGAGCTGCACGGCCAGACGGTCGCCATCAGCGAAGCCGGCATCGCCGCGGCCCTCGCTGGCGTCGCCACCACCACTGTCCCGATCACGCGCCCCGCCACCCGCACCGCCCAGCTCGACCTCAACCTCGGCCCCTACGCGGTGATCGTGGTGGAGTTGTCCTGACGCACGCCCCGCCGCAGCGCTATCGTGTCGGCATGAACCGACGATCCCGTATTCCGAAGCCGTTGCGCCATCTGTTCTGGTGGTTGTTCGCGTTGCTGCTGGCCTGGTCCGGCATGATTCTGAGCGGGTTGCTGCCGCGCATCGATGCGAAGCAGCGGGCGGCGCTGGACTTGCTGCGCGCGCCCTACGAGCGGGCGCGTGGCGAGCACAACGCCTTCGAGTTGCTGTGGCTGTTGCCGCGCAATGTGCCGGAGACGGAACGCGACTCGGTGTTCGCGGCCGACATGGCCGCGCTCGATGCGCTGGCCGCGACCGGTGTCGAGCCGGTGCTGGCGAGCGCGCGTTATCCGCGACACGTCGAGGACAGCAGTCCGCAGCTCGGCGCCTGCGGGCGCAAGCCCGGCTGCCTGGCCGCGGTACGCGCCGACGCTGGGGGCGTGCGCGCCGCATTGGCCGAGCGCGCGCCGCTGCTCGCCGGGCTCGACCAGGTCTGGACCTACGATCACCTGCGCACCCCGCATCGACCGAGCTTCGCCGCACCACTGCCGCAGTACCAGCAGGGCGCCAACCTGCAGCTCGCGCGCGCCGCGCTGCGCCAGG comes from Lysobacterales bacterium and encodes:
- a CDS encoding protein kinase — protein: MAARLALAARIAQRHRATRDSSHRYSAASSQGCFAMAEPITEPSDRSARIGGLCRVAASLPQADARIGLQVGHWRIESLIASGGMGSVYRAQRDAGDFAQAVAVKLLRASDADANEWARRFAAEQRILAQLDHPYIARLLDGGTLVDGTPYLVMELVEGERIDHWCEQHQLDLVARLRLFAKVCRAVQAAHRMLVVHRDLKPGNILVDAHGEPKLLDFGIAKVIGEGGRDETRADRRLMTPRYAAPEQFSGHSGVSVDVYALGVILYELLTRSAPYDADGNANGDDSVGLIEAIRGHEPLPPSLRPLPAARARRLRGDLDAIVLKALRTDPARRYAGVEELVEDIERHLQRLPVRARQGSRLYHLGRFLERNRLPLAVSAAVLLGLLASGLVWRTQRDAVVAERDKAARASQFLSSVLSGVSPGRAQGLDRTLMRLVLEQAGQRLATDLGDAPQVRAEIAATLVETLVNLGEPDKAVAIAETEYAAAQARLPPDARALLRLASETANARGESERGKIEPELLNRVLEQQRRLFGIADADSLISAVRLVKRLREGGDIEAARRLGRDTLRAAEALAHDTAPFEALLTQVALADSTAGDHDAAIAIHGALIAARERRVDADDFDLMELRGDFGATLFLAKRYDESLAVSEAVLPRYVAYYGAEHPNTLIIRSNIIGAMSMLGRAAEALVQCEEILAIRRRTLGERHPDTLIAIGNLAATAMRAGAVARAEAAFREYIPMCDALRGADHPGCVERRAGLGKLLRDRGQYAEAESWLLAAYQGKLGSEDRHFAGAEKVAQELVLLYEAWRRPAQAARWRERTAVALKAR
- a CDS encoding rhodanese-like domain-containing protein, coding for MNTTARWAAAALVCSGAAAATERAYPPAKVDFDAFQQLVAEVEPHRRERLVDLDTFLRMSREPGVVVLDTRSTYRYDRIHLQGARHLGFSDFTQDRLGEVIPSLDSTVLIYCNNNFDGNQVDFPTKVALPVRTVTPGVQMRVQEKPLMLALNVPTYITLYGYGYRNVYELDELVQVTDPRIRFEGSIVPAAASAQTPALTPSDATDVKQ
- a CDS encoding GFA family protein — encoded protein: MIYSGSCHCGAVRFEVEAPEAVEVEQCNCSICAMTGFLHLIVPASRFRLLAGADQLSVYTFNTGVARHTFCKVCGIKPFYTPRSNPDGVDVNVRCLDPPPAQLTVVAFDGQNWEQNAAALAHKSRDS